In Phyllopteryx taeniolatus isolate TA_2022b chromosome 8, UOR_Ptae_1.2, whole genome shotgun sequence, one genomic interval encodes:
- the tsku gene encoding tsukushi isoform X2 encodes MALFLWFDLLLLLAGVRSTSVKNCHPGCHCEVESFGLFDSFSLTTADCRGLGPGAAMPVPIPLDTAYLDLSSNAMGRLTDTMLAGPGYTTLVSLDLSSNHIAMVSPNALSKLHYLETLDLSHNDLEGLSPGCFFGLPLAEVDLSHNNFRDFDMDAFAAKVNGKPVSVDLSHNKLVFISTTPHRKLVHIQSLNLTANRLSSVPRLEGLKILRYLNLDSNPINAIKEGDFAHLTDLVYLSLSSLHQLQKIEAHSFKSLQSLQVLELSNNPKMTTLSPSVFTGLESLQELNLSGSGVTSLPNNMLSHLPSIKSITLGQNICCWRTQKQGQFHRQLGQTQHNEVLSCNQDGVVL; translated from the exons ATGGCACTCTTCCTGTGGTTTGACCTGCTATTGCTGCTGGCGGGGGTCCGGTCCACCTCGGTCAAGAACTGCCACCCGGGCTGCCACTGCGAGGTGGAAAGCTTTGGCCTGTTCGACAGCTTCAGCCTGACCACAGCAGACTGTCGAGGGTTGGGCCCTGGCGCCGCCATGCCCGTGCCCATACCGCTGGACACCGCCTACCTGGACCTGTCCTCCAACGCCATGGGCCGGCTCACTGACACCATGCTGGCCGGGCCAGGCTACACAACCCTTGTTAGCTTGGACCTTAGCAGCAACCACATTGCAATG GTAAGCCCCAATGCTTTGTCCAAGCTACATTACTTGGAGACTCTGGATCTGAGCCACAACGACTTGGAAGGCCTCTCGCCAGGCTGCTTCTTTGGCCTCCCTCTGGCTGAAGTGGACCTTAGCCACAACAACTTCCGGGACTTCGACATGGATGCGTTTGCGGCTAAAGTAAACGGCAAACCAGTCAGTGTGGATCTGTCACACAACAAGCTTGTGTTCATTTCCACAACGCCGCACAGGAAACTTGTACACATTCAAAGCTTGAATCTGACGGCGAACCGTCTTTCGAGCGTACCAAGGTTAGAAGGACTTAAGATACTGAGATACCTCAATCTGGATAGCAACCCCATCAACGCCATTAAAGAGGGAGACTTTGCTCACCTTACAGATCTGGTTTACTTATCGCTCAGCAGCCTTCATCAGCTTCAGAAAATTGAGGCGCACAGCTTTAAGAGCCTCCAAAGCCTTCAGGTGTTGGAGCTCTCCAACAATCCCAAGATGACGACACTAAGCCCGTCCGTTTTCACCGGACTGGAGTCACTGCAGGAGCTGAATTTATCTGGCTCTGGAGTGACGTCCTTACCAAACAACATGCTCTCGCACCTCCCCAGTATAAAGAGCATTACGCTAGGACAGAACATCTGCTGCTGGAGGACCCAAAAACAAGGACAGTTTCACCGGCAGCTTGGTCAGACCCAACACAATGAGGTGCTCAGCTGCAACCAGGATGGCGTTGTGTTGTAG
- the tsku gene encoding tsukushi isoform X1 yields MKETIMALFLWFDLLLLLAGVRSTSVKNCHPGCHCEVESFGLFDSFSLTTADCRGLGPGAAMPVPIPLDTAYLDLSSNAMGRLTDTMLAGPGYTTLVSLDLSSNHIAMVSPNALSKLHYLETLDLSHNDLEGLSPGCFFGLPLAEVDLSHNNFRDFDMDAFAAKVNGKPVSVDLSHNKLVFISTTPHRKLVHIQSLNLTANRLSSVPRLEGLKILRYLNLDSNPINAIKEGDFAHLTDLVYLSLSSLHQLQKIEAHSFKSLQSLQVLELSNNPKMTTLSPSVFTGLESLQELNLSGSGVTSLPNNMLSHLPSIKSITLGQNICCWRTQKQGQFHRQLGQTQHNEVLSCNQDGVVL; encoded by the exons ATGAAGGAG ACCATAATGGCACTCTTCCTGTGGTTTGACCTGCTATTGCTGCTGGCGGGGGTCCGGTCCACCTCGGTCAAGAACTGCCACCCGGGCTGCCACTGCGAGGTGGAAAGCTTTGGCCTGTTCGACAGCTTCAGCCTGACCACAGCAGACTGTCGAGGGTTGGGCCCTGGCGCCGCCATGCCCGTGCCCATACCGCTGGACACCGCCTACCTGGACCTGTCCTCCAACGCCATGGGCCGGCTCACTGACACCATGCTGGCCGGGCCAGGCTACACAACCCTTGTTAGCTTGGACCTTAGCAGCAACCACATTGCAATG GTAAGCCCCAATGCTTTGTCCAAGCTACATTACTTGGAGACTCTGGATCTGAGCCACAACGACTTGGAAGGCCTCTCGCCAGGCTGCTTCTTTGGCCTCCCTCTGGCTGAAGTGGACCTTAGCCACAACAACTTCCGGGACTTCGACATGGATGCGTTTGCGGCTAAAGTAAACGGCAAACCAGTCAGTGTGGATCTGTCACACAACAAGCTTGTGTTCATTTCCACAACGCCGCACAGGAAACTTGTACACATTCAAAGCTTGAATCTGACGGCGAACCGTCTTTCGAGCGTACCAAGGTTAGAAGGACTTAAGATACTGAGATACCTCAATCTGGATAGCAACCCCATCAACGCCATTAAAGAGGGAGACTTTGCTCACCTTACAGATCTGGTTTACTTATCGCTCAGCAGCCTTCATCAGCTTCAGAAAATTGAGGCGCACAGCTTTAAGAGCCTCCAAAGCCTTCAGGTGTTGGAGCTCTCCAACAATCCCAAGATGACGACACTAAGCCCGTCCGTTTTCACCGGACTGGAGTCACTGCAGGAGCTGAATTTATCTGGCTCTGGAGTGACGTCCTTACCAAACAACATGCTCTCGCACCTCCCCAGTATAAAGAGCATTACGCTAGGACAGAACATCTGCTGCTGGAGGACCCAAAAACAAGGACAGTTTCACCGGCAGCTTGGTCAGACCCAACACAATGAGGTGCTCAGCTGCAACCAGGATGGCGTTGTGTTGTAG